A region from the Coffea eugenioides isolate CCC68of chromosome 9, Ceug_1.0, whole genome shotgun sequence genome encodes:
- the LOC113783673 gene encoding protein PYRICULARIA ORYZAE RESISTANCE 21-like produces MAEKVTVMRLKVDLQCPSCYKKVKKILCKFPQIRDQVYDEKHNLVTITVVCCSPEKIRDKLCCKGGKVIKSIEIVEPPPPPAKPKEPEKPKEPEKPKEPAKLKETDKPKEPAKPKEPEKPKEPEKPTVVVVEKPKHPDKPSFEPILVIPPPPPPAPVPVEPCLHPPLPVGVCCFPCSEGYGGGPCYYGYGRPVPPVPSYDSYGYEHGYGYGYGNGYPYSRCDYFSEENTGGCTIM; encoded by the exons ATGGCTGAGAAG GTCACTGTAATGAGACTCAAGGTTGATCTTCAATGCCCCAGCTGCTACAAGAAGGTCAAGAAAATCCTCTGCAAATTTCCTC AAATCAGAGACCAGGTATATGATGAGAAGCATAATCTGGTGACCATCACCGTGGTGTGCTGTAGCCCCGAGAAAATCCGCGACAAATTATGTTGCAAGGGTGGCAAAGTCATTAAGAGCATTGAGATTGTGGAGCCACCCCCACCACCCGCGAAACCCAAGGAGCCCGAGAAGCCCAAAGAGCCAGAGAAGCCGAAGGAGCCCGCAAAGCTCAAAGAGACAGATAAGCCTAAAGAGCCGGCGAAGCCTAAAGAACCCGAGAAGCCTAAAGAGCCCGAGAAGCCCACAGTGGTTGTGGTTGAAAAACCAAAACATCCCGACAAACCCTCATTTGAACCGATCCTAGTAATCccaccaccgccaccaccaGCACCGGTTCCAGTTGAACCGTGCTTGCACCCGCCACTTCCAGTGGGGGTCTGTTGTTTCCCATGTTCGGAAGGGTACGGCGGGGGACCATGCTACTATGGGTACGGGCGGCCCGTGCCCCCGGTACCCAGTTATGATAGCTATGGTTATGAGCACGGGTATGGGTATGGGTATGGGAACGGGTATCCGTATAGCCGCTGCGATTATTTCAGTGAGGAGAACACTGGGGGCTGTACGATTATGTGA
- the LOC113782181 gene encoding uncharacterized protein LOC113782181 → MNQSLQICLWTLLELFALFSYAISDMPIYFDDPPVVHTYNRLPEIEKECSPFLSSASELKPDDVRGYKIRKELSFFQGDWTQELGRSPLVPFDDSDLPGDSLSVSSPLRLVGFEVKDVNRVHQLKNAVSLHGTMCIGMARNSTLLYDPRSNFYMAPGMSVLKIDFEGVYIETKKDGGQRLLCMLGNTTLPFWTSAPGTSSFTVSLSNNRPRLLQDGRLLLVLHYPNILSLTKRAILGELRSLNEPKNPRYFDVIHISSQLNAFSKYKFSSEKLKSRTCDLRLFRQDLDDDGANRFNNTEFCIVMRSFSGYLFNIVPNWRFFNTGRLGPFFLGRGTHKNVRLIMQKFICETMSNSARIAALFRAFPAEMEGDIAGIRTGISDMTMAVEGIWDASKGHLCLVGCPGVSSSGLQGCDSQISLYFPHSFSIKQRSIIFGSISSISSEDNSYDPILFELEMRPSDLRLVHGWYGSYFLLYNYSKIELAEAFWKRSQSVGLVNLIKPFFLSYPAKIIQLPRLVADVKRLVLSYSSLWKAKDVFAHYEINSLSYDLRISCYGTPVSSYNSHKPDVFIELEVLALGPLAMGRRNPWLHKDTAFSDNAVKVSKSEVLNVSLSLMFTQEPLKFTEKDYKNVSKLFLEGVYDPLAGEMYLIGCRRVTVQTSTLNLERGFDCLIEVKIRYPDEALRWLVNPEAEITITSLRNEDDSLYFHPIELQTSMLPYNEHQEDAVFRKVFEEILRNLMITASIALISSQLLYMKKNVDGIPYISVIMLSLQFLGYAYPVLSNSKFLLQEKECQFQYGLLGYDQLLTLLDYTAKLLVLTALVMTATLMRKVTEFRKQPHPDSPSKPIGVPQDKRVRQIIAVILVPGLLSYFLLYRSIFENEDVSRIGDTQLEKIWTYKTQEFMGFIQDLFLLPQIVENVISHSPFRPLGKLYYIGFTLMRVVTHLYDSVRDPVIDPYSDAAAFVNLDLLFTSRAHNIAFVVIMTGLAIVLYIQQERSHQKFIQRQETVTAKSM, encoded by the coding sequence ATGAATCAATCATTGCAAATTTGTCTCTGGACTTTACTTGAGTTGTTTGCACTGTTTAGCTATGCAATATCTGATATGCCCATTTACTTTGATGATCCTCCGGTAGTCCATACATACAACCGGTTACCTGAGATTGAAAAGGAATGCAGCCCTTTTCTATCTTCAGCTTCCGAGTTAAAACCTGATGATGTTAGAGGTTATAAGATTAGAAAGGAGCTTTCCTTCTTCCAAGGTGACTGGACACAGGAACTTGGTAGATCACCGTTGGTACCTTTCGATGACAGTGATCTTCCAGGAGATAGTTTGTCTGTCTCTTCTCCTCTAAGACTTGTAGGATTTGAGGTAAAGGATGTTAATCGAGTCCATCAGTTGAAAAATGCTGTCAGTCTCCACGGGACTATGTGTATTGGCATGGCCAGGAACAGCACTTTGCTTTATGATCCGCGTTCCAACTTCTATATGGCGCCTGGTATGTCTGTCCTCAAAATTGACTTTGAAGGAGTTTATATTGAAACCAAAAAAGATGGGGGACAACGTTTACTCTGCATGTTGGGGAATACAACTCTGCCTTTCTGGACCTCAGCTCCTGGTACGTCGAGCTTTACAGTTTCTTTGAGCAACAACCGGCCCAGACTCTTGCAGGATGGTCGCTTGTTGTTGGTTCTTCATTATCCTAATATTTTGAGTTTGACAAAGAGAGCAATTTTGGGAGAACTTAGAAGTTTGAATGAGCCAAAGAATCCTAGGTACTTTGATGTCATTCACATATCTTCTCAGCTGAATGCTTTCTCAAAATACAAGTTCAGCTCTGAAAAACTCAAGTCAAGAACTTGTGATTTAAGATTGTTTAGGCAGGATCTTGATGACGATGGCGCCAACAGATTTAACAACACTGAATTCTGTATTGTCATGCGTAGTTTTTCAGGATATCTTTTCAACATTGTACCAAACTGGAGATTTTTCAACACTGGTAGACTCGGGCCTTTTTTCCTAGGACGGGGTACTCACAAAAATGTTAGGCTTATCATGCAGAAATTCATATGTGAAACTATGAGCAACAGCGCCAGGATTGCTGCACTTTTCAGAGCATTTCCTGCAGAGATGGAGGGAGATATAGCAGGTATAAGGACAGGGATTTCAGACATGACAATGGCTGTTGAAGGAATATGGGATGCCTCCAAAGGGCATCTTTGCCTTGTGGGGTGTCCTGGAGTCAGTAGTTCTGGACTTCAAGGATGTGATTCTCAGATCTCATTGTACTTTCCTCATTCATTTTCCATCAAGCAGAGGAGCATCATCTTTGGAAGCATATCCAGCATTAGCAGTGAAGACAACTCATATGATCCAATACTGTTCGAGTTGGAAATGCGTCCTTCAGATCTCCGATTGGTCCATGGTTGGTATGGTAGTTATTTTCTTTTATACAATTACTCAAAGATTGAACTGGCTGAAGCTTTCTGGAAAAGAAGCCAAAGTGTTGGATTGGTCAATCTTATCAAACCATTTTTTCTGTCCTATCCTGCGAAAATAATCCAGCTTCCAAGATTGGTAGCTGATGTCAAAAGGTTGGTTCTGAGTTATTCATCTTTGTGGAAAGCCAAAGATGTATTTGCTCATTATGAGATAAATTCTCTCTCTTATGACCTTCGTATTTCATGCTATGGAACTCCTGTATCTTCGTATAACAGCCATAAGCCTGACGTTTTCATTGAACTTGAGGTCCTCGCTTTGGGTCCTCTAGCCATGGGTCGCCGTAATCCCTGGTTGCACAAAGATACTGCTTTTTCCGATAATGCTGTCAAAGTCTCAAAGTCTGAGGTCCTGAATGTTTCACTTTCTCTCATGTTCACACAAGAACCTCTCAAATTCACGGAGAAGGATTACAAGAATGTATCAAAGTTGTTTCTGGAGGGCGTATATGATCCACTTGCAGGAGAGATGTACTTAATTGGTTGCAGGAGAGTCACAGTTCAAACTAGTACATTGAACCTTGAGAGGGGCTTTGACTGTTTGATTGAGGTAAAAATTCGGTACCCAGATGAAGCACTGAGGTGGTTGGTCAATCCTGAAGCAGAAATTACCATCACAAGCCTGAGGAATGAAGATGATTCCTTGTATTTTCATCCAATAGAACTCCAGACCTCTATGCTTCCGTATAACGAACACCAAGAAGATGCAGTCTTTAGAAAAGTTTTTGAAGAGATCCTGCGGAATCTGATGATCACAGCATCGATTGCACTCATTTCGAGCCAGCTGCTTTACATGAAGAAAAATGTGGATGGCATTCCTTATATATCTGTTATCATGCTCTCCTTGCAATTTCTTGGCTATGCATACCCAGTGCTCTCCAACAGCAAATTTCTGTTGCAAGAAAAAGAGTGCCAATTCCAATATGGCCTCCTTGGATATGACCAACTGTTGACTCTCCTTGATTACACTGCCAAGCTTCTTGTTTTAACTGCATTGGTGATGACCGCAACTCTTATGCGCAAGGTGACAGAATTTCGTAAGCAACCTCATCCTGATTCCCCTTCCAAACCCATAGGAGTTCCTCAGGATAAAAGGGTTCGCCAAATTATTGCTGTAATTCTTGTACCTGGGTTGCTGAGCTATTTCCTTCTCTATAGGAGTATCTTTGAGAATGAGGACGTGAGCAGAATTGGAGACACACAACTGGAGAAAATTTGGACATACAAAACACAGGAATTCATGGGCTTCATTCAAGATCTATTTCTGCTTCCTCAAATTGTTGAAAACGTGATATCCCATTCTCCTTTTAGACCCCTGGGGAAACTTTACTACATTGGATTTACTCTGATGAGGGTTGTTACACATCTTTATGACTCTGTAAGAGATCCAGTAATAGATCCCTACTCTGATGCGGCTGCATTTGTGAATTTGGACTTGCTTTTCACTTCTAGAGCACACAATATTGCATTTGTAGTCATCATGACTGGATTAGCGATAGTGTTGTACATACAGCAAGAGCGGAGCCACCAGAAGTTCATCCAACGGCAAGAGACAGTCACAGCCAAATCTATGTAG